ACCGAAACATCGCCCGCGCTTGCCGGGCTCATCGACGGATACCGCCGTTTCCGCCAGCATGGATGGGGCAGCCGGCGCGACCGCTGGTCCGCCCTCAGCGAGGGGCAGGAACCCCGGGTGATGGTCATCGCCTGTTCCGACAGCCGGGTCGATCCGTCGCAGATATTCGACGTGGCGCCCGGGGAGATTTTCGTCGTCCGCAACGTCGCCGCGATGGTCCCCCCGTTCGAAACGACGCCCGGGCATCACGGCGTGTCGGCCGCGCTCGAGTTCGCGGTGCAGTTCCTGCGGGTGCATGAGATCGTGGTCATGGGCCACGGCATGTGCGGCGGGTGCAAGGCGGCGCTGACCCAGTCGATGCAGGGAACGGAACCGGGCCAGGGCGGCTTCATCGCCGACTGGATCGATTTGCTGGACGAGGCGCGCGATGCCGTTGCCGCCGAACACGGCACCGAGGGCCGGGCGGCCGAACGGGCGATGGAACAGGCCGGGGTCAAGGTCAGCCTGGCGAACTTGCGCACTTTCCCTTGCGTGAGCGAGCTCGAGCAGCGCGGCAAGCTGCGCCTGCGCGGTGCATTCTTCGCCATTTCCGACGGCGTGCTCCACCTGCTGGACGAGCCTAGCGGGGAATTCCTCCCGGTTGCGTAATCCGGGAGAGAAGCCCATCACGCGGGCCATGGAAAACAACCAGAACCTTACCAACATCGCGCTGCTGATCGACGCGGACAACGTCACGCCGACCGCGATCGATCCGGTGCTGACTGTCATGGCCGAGCTGGGCCAGGTCAACATCCGCCGCGCCTATGGCAATTTCGCCAAGCAGGGCCTCGCGAAGTGGGACACAATCACGAACCGCTTCGGCATCCGCCCGCAGCAGCAGTTCGACGTGTCGAAAGGCAAGAACGCCACCGACATGGCGATGACGATCGATGCCATCGACCTGCTTTACCAGGGCAAGGTCGATGGATTCGGCATCATGAGCAGCGACAGCGACTTCACGCCGCTTGTCACCCGGCTGCGGCAGGACGGGATCGTCGTATACGGCTTCGGCAGCGCGCGCACCCCGCAGTCGTTCAAGTCGGTCTGCACCCGGTTCATCGATATTGACCAGTTGATGAAAACG
This region of Tsuneonella aeria genomic DNA includes:
- a CDS encoding carbonic anhydrase, coding for MTTETSPALAGLIDGYRRFRQHGWGSRRDRWSALSEGQEPRVMVIACSDSRVDPSQIFDVAPGEIFVVRNVAAMVPPFETTPGHHGVSAALEFAVQFLRVHEIVVMGHGMCGGCKAALTQSMQGTEPGQGGFIADWIDLLDEARDAVAAEHGTEGRAAERAMEQAGVKVSLANLRTFPCVSELEQRGKLRLRGAFFAISDGVLHLLDEPSGEFLPVA
- a CDS encoding NYN domain-containing protein, whose translation is MENNQNLTNIALLIDADNVTPTAIDPVLTVMAELGQVNIRRAYGNFAKQGLAKWDTITNRFGIRPQQQFDVSKGKNATDMAMTIDAIDLLYQGKVDGFGIMSSDSDFTPLVTRLRQDGIVVYGFGSARTPQSFKSVCTRFIDIDQLMKTAANEANTAAEGSAETVAADTELMDLIGAAYKEAKRDDEGWARVQQVGQIAGNRSSFDVRNYGFNSLSAMFRSLGNFRVERRDDGQLWVKRLR